The genomic window CGGCGGGCGTGCTGCGCGGCATCCACTACACCGAAGACCCGCCCGGCCAGGCCAAATACGTGACGTGCGTGCGCGGCGCGTTCCTGGACGTGGTCGTCGATCTGCGGCCGGGCTCGCCGACCTACGGTCGCTGGGACAGCGTCCTGCTCGACGACGTCGACCGGCGCTCGGTCTTCCTGTCCGAGGGGCTCGGGCACGCCATCCTCTCGCTGGAGGACGAGTCCACGGTCACCTATCTGTGCTCCATCGAGTACACCCCCGAATTCGACAGGGACCTGGATGCTTTCGATCCGCGGCTGGCGATCGAGTGGCCGAAGGTCGGCCGCGACGGCACACCGCTGACCTACCTGCGCTCGCCCAAGGACGCCGCCGCGCCGCCGTTCTCCTGAATCCTGGTACATAGCCGGAAGCCACGTCCGGCGGCAGTGGGCCGCTGGACGTGGCTTCCGATTTTTCGCCGGCCGCTGCGGATCAGCCGACGAGCTCGAGTTCCGGTTCGGCGGCAGCCTGGGGCCGCTTGCCGCGCTTCGGCACGAAGGCCAGCAGGGCGACCAGCGCGCCGACGATGGCGACACCGCCCGCGAATGCCAAACCGGGACGGTAGGTGTCGAGCATGTCCGCGGGCGAGGCGCTGTGCCCGCCGGAGGAGATGATCGCGGTGGTCACCGCGAGCACGATGGCCGCGCCGACCTGCATGGAGGTCTGCAGAACGCCCGCGGCCAGACCCTGCTCCTCGTCATCGATGCCGTTGGTGGCCTGGATGTTGATGGCGGGGAAGCCGATCCAGCCGATGCCGATCAGCAGCACCGCGGGCAGGATCACCGTCAGGTAGGACGGGTCGGTGTCCAGCCGCAGGAACAGCAGGTAGCCGACGGCCATCACGACCATGGTCACGGCGATGATCGGGCCGGTGCCGAAGCGGTCGACCAGCTTGTCGGAGAACACCGCCGAGAGCGCGACGAGCAGACCGACCGGCAGCAGGGCCATAGCCAGCTTCAACGGCGACCAGCCGAGGGTGTCCTGCATGTACAGGGTCACGATGAACTGCCAGCTGAAGTACGACCCCGCGACCGCCACGATGGCGAGGCTGGCGCGGACCAGCGACGATTTGCGCAGGATGCCGAGGCGGACCAGCGGGTGCGCGACCCGCCGCTCGACGGCGAGGAAGGCCGCGAACAACGCGATCACCGCGACGAACGAAACGATGGTGCGCGCCGAACCCCAACCCACCTCGGGAGCGGTGACCACCGTGTAGACCAGCAGCAGCATGGCGGCGGTGGAGAACACGGCGCCGAGGATGTCGTGGCCGCCCTCTTCGGCGGGCTTGTCCTTGGGCACCAGCACCCACGCCGCGGCCAGCGCGGCCACCGCGATCGGCACCGGGAGCAGGAAGGTCCAGCGCCAGCCGACGCCGGTCATCAGCCCGCCGAACAGCAGGCCGGAGGAGTAACCGCCCGCGCCGAACACGGTGTAGATGGACAGCGCCTTGTTGCGGGCGGGGCCCTCGGCGAAGTTGGTGGTGATGATCGACAGACCGGTCGGCGCGGTGAACGCGGCGGCGAGGCCCTTGATGAAACGGGTCAGGATCAGCAGCGGACCGGAGCTGACCAGGGCGCCGGCGAGCGAGGCGAGGGCGAAGACCGCCAGCGCGATGAGGAAGACCTTGCGCCGCCCGAGCAGATCGGCGGTGCGTCCGCCGAGCAGCAGCAGGCCGCCGTAACCGAGCACGTAGCCGCTGACCAGCCACTGCAGGGTCGAGGTGGACAGATCGAGTTCGGCGCCGATGGACGGCAGCGCGACACCGATCATCGAAACGTCGAGGCCGTCGAGGAACAACACGATGCAGAGAGTGATCAGCATGCCCCAGAGCCGTGCGGACCATCTGGTCGGATCGGTCGCCGTCGCGGCGGCGGCCGAAAGCGTTGCCGGTGAAGTCATGCGGAGGACATTACATGCACACGCATTAAATGCCAACACATTAAATGCCGTTGCATGGATTGGCGCGGACCACTAAGATGGGGCCATGTCGAAGCCGACCACAGACACCGCTCGGCGCAGCGTCGCGCCCACCGAGCTGGTTGGCGAATGGCGCGAACTGCTCGATCGGCACGCCGCCGTCAGCTGTGCCTTGGAGAAAGCCCTGCAGGGCAAGCACAAGATGGGCCTCAGCGAGTTCGAGACGCTGGACCGGCTGGTCGACGCCGCCTGCGGCAAGTACCGAATGAGCGACCTGGCCAACGACATCTATCTCAGCCAGAGCGCGCTCTCGCGCGCGGTGGCGCGCCTGGAACGCGACGGGCTCGTCGAGCGCAGCATGTGCTCCGACGATCGGCGCGCGATCTTCGTCTGCATGACGGAGAAGGGCAAGCAGGCCTACGACGAGGCGCTACCCACCCACCGCGAGATTCTGGGCCGCACCTGGCGGTAACTCAGGCGATCGCCGCGCGTGCGTCGTCGAGCACCTGGCGCGCGTCGACCGCGACCGACTTGATGTCGGCGAAAGCCTTCCGGTACCGGTCGATTTCGTTGTCCTTGTCCAGGTAGACCGGGCCGGTGAAGGCCTCGACGTAGACCACCGGCGGCTCGGGCGCCTCGCCCATGCGCCCCTCGGGAAATTCGAGCATCACGAACCGGCCCGACTCCATCCCGGCGTGATACCCGGACTCCGGCGGCACGGTCTTGATCCGTACGTTGGGCAGGTCGCACATGCTCCGCAGATGCTCGAGCTGGCCCGCCGTCACATCTGCGCCACCGACGCGCCGCCACAGCACCGCCTCGCTGATCACGGCCTCGAGCTGCACCGGCGATTCGCCTCGAGTCACCAAAGCCTGCCTGGCCAGGCGAAACTGGACGCGGCGCTCGATCTCGGCGGGCGGCGCGTCCGGCCGCGCCGCGCTCAGCAGCGCCCTCGCGTACTCCTCGGTCTGCAAAAGACCTGGCACCAGCTCGTTTTCGTAGGTGGACAGCTGGCGCGCCGCCTCCTCGAGACCGATGTAGATCTCGAAACCCTCGCCGAGCACATCGCTGTAGGCGGTCCACCAGCCCCTGGCCTTGGTCTCCTTGGCCAGCGCGGTGAGCGGGCCGACGAGATCGCCGGGGGCGCCGTAGATCTTGCACATCGCCTCGACATCCAGGCTGCGCAGGGAGGTCTGGCCGGTCTCGATCCGCCAGATCTTGGCCTCCGACCACTCCAGCTGCTGCGCGGCCATCCTGGTGGTCATCCTGGCGCGGTTACGCAGGTCGCGCAGGTGTCGGCCGAGTTGCCGACGCGGCATGGTCGATCCGGTTGTTGCCTGCGGTAAAGCCATGCTTTCCCCCTCGCGCCATGCGCCGACGAGACACGGCGAAACCTCCCGTGTCACCCGAAATCGACGCTCCCTACCCAGTGCCCGGAGCCATCCCGGACGCTCGAACAGCATTGTTTCACAGCAAAACTGACATAGTGCAGGATTGCTGTCACAGGCAGGTCGATGTC from Nocardia bhagyanarayanae includes these protein-coding regions:
- a CDS encoding dTDP-4-dehydrorhamnose 3,5-epimerase family protein, yielding MEIRELAVPGAWVITPRRFEDERGTFVESFKASEFEKATGRPFELHQVNCSVSAAGVLRGIHYTEDPPGQAKYVTCVRGAFLDVVVDLRPGSPTYGRWDSVLLDDVDRRSVFLSEGLGHAILSLEDESTVTYLCSIEYTPEFDRDLDAFDPRLAIEWPKVGRDGTPLTYLRSPKDAAAPPFS
- a CDS encoding MFS transporter, with protein sequence MTSPATLSAAAATATDPTRWSARLWGMLITLCIVLFLDGLDVSMIGVALPSIGAELDLSTSTLQWLVSGYVLGYGGLLLLGGRTADLLGRRKVFLIALAVFALASLAGALVSSGPLLILTRFIKGLAAAFTAPTGLSIITTNFAEGPARNKALSIYTVFGAGGYSSGLLFGGLMTGVGWRWTFLLPVPIAVAALAAAWVLVPKDKPAEEGGHDILGAVFSTAAMLLLVYTVVTAPEVGWGSARTIVSFVAVIALFAAFLAVERRVAHPLVRLGILRKSSLVRASLAIVAVAGSYFSWQFIVTLYMQDTLGWSPLKLAMALLPVGLLVALSAVFSDKLVDRFGTGPIIAVTMVVMAVGYLLFLRLDTDPSYLTVILPAVLLIGIGWIGFPAINIQATNGIDDEEQGLAAGVLQTSMQVGAAIVLAVTTAIISSGGHSASPADMLDTYRPGLAFAGGVAIVGALVALLAFVPKRGKRPQAAAEPELELVG
- a CDS encoding MarR family winged helix-turn-helix transcriptional regulator, which gives rise to MSKPTTDTARRSVAPTELVGEWRELLDRHAAVSCALEKALQGKHKMGLSEFETLDRLVDAACGKYRMSDLANDIYLSQSALSRAVARLERDGLVERSMCSDDRRAIFVCMTEKGKQAYDEALPTHREILGRTWR
- a CDS encoding helix-turn-helix domain-containing protein, with amino-acid sequence MALPQATTGSTMPRRQLGRHLRDLRNRARMTTRMAAQQLEWSEAKIWRIETGQTSLRSLDVEAMCKIYGAPGDLVGPLTALAKETKARGWWTAYSDVLGEGFEIYIGLEEAARQLSTYENELVPGLLQTEEYARALLSAARPDAPPAEIERRVQFRLARQALVTRGESPVQLEAVISEAVLWRRVGGADVTAGQLEHLRSMCDLPNVRIKTVPPESGYHAGMESGRFVMLEFPEGRMGEAPEPPVVYVEAFTGPVYLDKDNEIDRYRKAFADIKSVAVDARQVLDDARAAIA